From the genome of Mixophyes fleayi isolate aMixFle1 chromosome 2, aMixFle1.hap1, whole genome shotgun sequence, one region includes:
- the ALOX5AP gene encoding arachidonate 5-lipoxygenase-activating protein, giving the protein MDQEFIGDIVLLAIVTLISVVQNVSFAFKVEHESKNHHSKSFQRIGSPSFEKVYTANQNCIDAYPTFLVVLWCAGLLCSQAPAAFAGLMYLFVRQKYFVGYLGEKTQSTPGYIFGKRIIFFLFAMSLAGILNHYLVVLFGSDMEMYIKTVSGTFSPLLLIP; this is encoded by the exons ATGGATCAGGAATTTATTGGGGATATTGTCCTCCTGGCAATCGTGACATTGATCAGCGTTGTCCAAAACG TATCATTTGCGTTTAAAGTGGAACATGAATCAAAGAACCATCATTCAAAGAGTTTCCAGAGGATTGGCTCCCCTAGCTTTGAGAAAGTATACACAGCAAA CCAAAACTGCATTGATGCGTATCCTACATTCCTGGTCGTGCTTTGGTGCGCCGGATTATTATGTAGCCAAG CACCCGCAGCCTTCGCTGGCCTCATGTATTTATTTGTCCGCCAGAAATACTTTGTCGGTTACCTGGGAGAGAAGACACAAAG cacTCCTGGGTACATTTTCGGAAAGCGTATTATATTTTTCCTGTTCGCCATGAGTCTGGCTGGGATTCTGAACCATTACCTTGTGGTCCTCTTTGGAAGTGATATGGAGATGTATATAAAGACAGTCAGTGGCACCTTCTCTCCTTTACTGCTAATCCCATAA